A region of Beijerinckia sp. 28-YEA-48 DNA encodes the following proteins:
- a CDS encoding ABC transporter substrate-binding protein encodes MSKLKLTLGCWNYDRTRGLQDGSVQPDGIDINFLDMPVEETFFRMARYREFDVSEMSLSSYTVSCHRDPKPFVAIPVFPSRFFRHSSIYINAKSGIREPKDLIGKRIGVPEFQMTAPVWIRGILAEHYGVPMDSVTYHTGGEEEPGRIEKIKLNLPPNIKVTPIAEDKTLAQMLRDGEIDAFHTARKPSTYDGVNVKRLFEDYRPVELDYFRKTRIFPIMHTVAIRREVYEANRWIAQSLFKAFVEAQRRTYHDLQETAALKAMVPWLSHDIEEARREMGEDYWPYGFDNNYKVLETFLRYHHECGLSPRLLKPEELFAPETLEAFKI; translated from the coding sequence ATGTCGAAATTGAAACTGACGCTCGGCTGCTGGAACTATGACCGCACGCGCGGCCTGCAGGATGGTTCGGTGCAGCCCGATGGCATCGACATCAATTTTCTTGATATGCCGGTGGAAGAAACCTTCTTCCGCATGGCGCGCTATCGTGAATTCGACGTGTCGGAAATGTCGCTGTCGTCTTACACGGTCTCGTGCCACCGCGATCCCAAACCCTTCGTCGCCATCCCGGTCTTTCCATCGCGCTTCTTCCGTCACTCGTCGATCTATATCAACGCCAAGTCGGGGATTCGCGAGCCGAAGGACCTGATCGGCAAGCGTATCGGCGTGCCGGAATTCCAGATGACGGCGCCGGTGTGGATCAGAGGCATTTTGGCTGAGCACTATGGCGTGCCGATGGACAGCGTCACCTATCACACAGGTGGCGAGGAAGAGCCGGGCCGCATCGAGAAGATCAAGCTCAACCTGCCGCCCAATATCAAGGTGACGCCGATCGCCGAGGACAAGACCCTCGCGCAGATGCTGCGCGATGGCGAGATCGATGCATTCCACACGGCGCGCAAGCCCTCGACTTATGATGGCGTCAACGTCAAGCGCCTGTTCGAGGACTATCGTCCGGTGGAGCTGGATTATTTCCGCAAGACCCGGATTTTCCCGATCATGCACACGGTCGCCATCCGCCGCGAGGTCTACGAAGCCAATCGCTGGATCGCCCAATCGTTGTTCAAGGCCTTCGTCGAAGCGCAGCGCCGCACCTATCACGATCTGCAAGAGACCGCGGCCTTGAAGGCGATGGTGCCCTGGCTGTCGCATGACATCGAGGAAGCGCGCCGGGAGATGGGCGAGGACTATTGGCCCTACGGTTTCGACAACAACTACAAAGTGCTCGAAACCTTCCTGCGCTATCACCATGAATGCGGACTGTCGCCGCGCCTGTTGAAGCCGGAAGAACTGTTCGCACCAGAAACGCTGGAAGCCTTCAAGATCTGA
- a CDS encoding FAD-binding oxidoreductase — protein sequence MPKITISNANIEYVCENDTLARAALREGLGFPYECNVGSCGNCRFELLAGEVEHLRANPPGLNERDIARNRFLGCQAQPKGDCTIKVNLRDHYKSQHLPRKTEAVLAGIDDLTHDIREFRFNLKQSNLFLPGQYALLGLPGVEGARAYSMSNVTNLGDEWHFQIKLVPGGEATTNLFEKVKIGDTITIDGPYGMAYLREDAPRDILCLAGGSGLSPMISIARGAAASAALQGRNVQFIYGGRTPKDICGEGILGVLDGYGSRIHYHPAISMPEGAEGWSGHTGFVHDIAETLFGEDLANFEVYFAGPPAMSQAVMKMLIKAKVPVRQLHFDQFY from the coding sequence ATGCCCAAGATAACGATCAGCAATGCGAATATCGAATATGTTTGCGAAAATGACACCTTGGCTCGTGCCGCCCTGCGCGAAGGACTAGGCTTTCCCTACGAATGTAATGTCGGCTCCTGTGGTAATTGCCGGTTTGAGCTGCTGGCGGGTGAGGTTGAGCACCTGCGCGCCAATCCGCCGGGCCTCAACGAACGCGACATTGCGCGGAACCGTTTTCTCGGTTGCCAGGCGCAACCGAAAGGCGATTGCACCATCAAGGTCAATCTGCGCGATCATTACAAAAGCCAGCATTTGCCGCGCAAAACCGAAGCGGTTCTGGCGGGCATCGATGATCTGACCCACGACATCAGAGAATTCCGCTTCAACCTGAAGCAATCCAATCTGTTTCTTCCTGGCCAATATGCGCTGCTCGGCTTGCCCGGTGTCGAAGGTGCCCGTGCCTATTCGATGAGCAACGTCACCAACCTGGGTGACGAGTGGCATTTCCAGATCAAGCTCGTGCCGGGTGGTGAGGCGACAACCAATCTGTTCGAGAAGGTGAAGATCGGCGACACGATCACCATCGACGGTCCCTATGGCATGGCTTACCTGCGCGAAGACGCGCCGCGCGACATTCTTTGCCTCGCTGGTGGTTCTGGTCTGTCGCCGATGATTTCGATCGCCCGAGGTGCTGCGGCAAGTGCTGCTTTGCAGGGCCGCAACGTGCAATTCATCTATGGCGGTCGCACCCCCAAGGACATTTGCGGCGAGGGCATCCTCGGCGTGCTCGACGGCTATGGCTCGCGCATTCATTACCATCCGGCGATCTCCATGCCGGAAGGCGCCGAAGGCTGGAGCGGCCACACCGGCTTCGTGCACGATATTGCCGAAACGCTGTTTGGCGAGGACCTGGCCAATTTCGAGGTCTATTTCGCCGGCCCGCCGGCCATGTCGCAGGCGGTGATGAAAATGCTCATCAAGGCGAAAGTGCCTGTGAGACAGCTTCATTTCGATCAGTTCTATTGA
- a CDS encoding IclR family transcriptional regulator, whose protein sequence is MTDVRVTDVRIDDASQSSSTKAARREPQRLSSVAMSMRLLKAFSEGESEIGVTALSRKLGVAKSTVYRLASTLVAEGMLEQNSENEKYRLGIALFGLGALVRQRMNVSTEARQHIFALREATNETVHLALLDGAEIIYVYDLESSQAIRMRANLGERKPAFCASEGRAMLAFMSEPKVEAIVAGGLTQRTPQTDVDPTHLRAALAEIRRIGYAVEDEQCEPGMRSLAAPIRDAESRVVAAVGIAGPRQRMDDEVLARFLPLLLDTAHTISSRLGYKAPAAY, encoded by the coding sequence ATGACTGACGTTCGTGTGACTGATGTTCGTATCGACGACGCGTCGCAATCCTCGTCGACAAAAGCCGCGCGCCGCGAACCGCAACGGCTGTCGTCGGTCGCCATGTCGATGCGGTTGTTGAAGGCCTTCTCGGAAGGCGAATCCGAAATCGGCGTCACGGCCCTGTCGCGCAAGCTCGGTGTCGCCAAGAGCACGGTCTATCGGTTGGCCTCGACGCTGGTGGCGGAAGGCATGCTGGAGCAAAACAGCGAGAACGAGAAGTACCGTCTCGGCATCGCGCTGTTTGGGCTCGGCGCGCTGGTGCGCCAGCGCATGAATGTGTCGACCGAGGCGCGGCAGCATATTTTCGCTTTGCGCGAAGCCACCAACGAAACCGTCCACCTGGCTTTGCTGGATGGGGCCGAGATTATCTATGTTTACGATCTGGAGAGCAGCCAGGCGATCCGCATGCGGGCCAATCTGGGCGAGCGCAAGCCGGCCTTCTGCGCCTCGGAAGGGCGGGCCATGCTGGCCTTTATGTCGGAACCCAAGGTCGAGGCGATCGTCGCTGGCGGCCTGACGCAGCGGACGCCACAGACCGACGTCGATCCAACGCATCTGCGCGCGGCGCTGGCCGAGATCCGGCGGATCGGCTATGCGGTCGAGGACGAACAATGTGAACCGGGAATGCGCTCGCTGGCGGCCCCCATCAGGGATGCTGAGAGCCGTGTCGTCGCTGCTGTTGGCATCGCCGGGCCGCGCCAGCGCATGGATGATGAAGTGCTGGCGCGCTTTCTGCCGCTTCTGCTAGATACGGCGCACACGATTTCGTCGCGCCTGGGATACAAGGCCCCAGCGGCTTATTAA
- a CDS encoding GTP-binding protein, protein MAQRIKVPILILTGFLGSGKTSLLAQWLRAPEFSGAMVIVNELGEVGLDDRLVETSSDAPLLLENGCACCAASEDLNATLERLFWQRLHREIAPFSWVLIETTGIADPQPIIASLQSHALIAERYDVAGVVTTFDARRGPAQLLRHPECESQLAHAGAIVLTKTDIATVQEMERARAAIRSVRPQAAILASGGASAPAAAIVAALGNALAHGHVCTPACHDGHHDHDHHDHAHHSNDVTSAFAPLFGPIAYEALADALQATLARHEAAILRVKGTARSGAEGAIEILQTMPGEAIARSALGARTDDRPVGMTFIAQGAPASAIATDFLARLGLTAVVTENAIGVRAHD, encoded by the coding sequence ATGGCGCAGCGCATAAAGGTTCCAATCCTCATCCTCACCGGCTTCCTCGGCAGCGGCAAAACCAGTCTGCTGGCGCAATGGCTGCGGGCGCCGGAATTTTCAGGCGCCATGGTGATCGTCAACGAGCTGGGTGAAGTCGGGCTCGACGATCGGCTGGTCGAGACATCGAGCGATGCGCCGCTGCTGCTGGAAAACGGCTGCGCCTGTTGCGCGGCGAGTGAAGATCTCAATGCGACGCTCGAACGGCTGTTCTGGCAGCGCCTGCATCGCGAGATTGCGCCCTTTTCGTGGGTGTTGATCGAAACCACCGGCATCGCCGATCCACAGCCGATCATTGCATCCCTGCAAAGCCACGCTCTGATCGCCGAGCGTTATGATGTCGCCGGCGTCGTCACCACATTCGATGCCCGCCGTGGCCCCGCGCAGCTGTTGCGCCATCCCGAATGCGAGAGTCAGCTGGCGCATGCCGGCGCCATTGTGCTGACCAAAACCGATATTGCGACCGTCCAGGAGATGGAGCGCGCCCGCGCGGCAATCCGATCCGTGCGGCCGCAAGCTGCGATCCTGGCTTCGGGTGGCGCTTCTGCGCCGGCAGCCGCCATCGTCGCCGCTCTCGGGAATGCTCTGGCGCACGGCCACGTTTGCACGCCGGCCTGCCACGATGGACATCACGATCATGATCACCACGATCACGCGCATCATTCGAACGATGTGACGAGCGCCTTCGCGCCGCTATTCGGGCCGATCGCCTATGAAGCGCTGGCCGATGCCCTGCAGGCGACGCTTGCCCGCCACGAGGCCGCGATCCTGCGCGTCAAGGGAACAGCCCGCAGCGGCGCCGAGGGCGCAATCGAAATCCTTCAAACCATGCCGGGCGAGGCCATCGCGCGTTCAGCCTTGGGCGCTCGAACCGACGATCGCCCGGTGGGCATGACATTCATTGCGCAAGGCGCGCCGGCCAGCGCCATCGCCACTGACTTTCTCGCCCGTCTCGGCCTTACCGCGGTCGTCACCGAAAACGCCATCGGAGTGCGCGCCCATGACTGA
- a CDS encoding non-heme iron oxygenase ferredoxin subunit: protein MARVDVCKTSDVDEGTALRVENGDLLLAVFNLNGAFYVTDDTCTHGPGSLSEGPIIGDTVECDFHNGVFNIKTGEVVEPPCMIPVKTYPTAIDGDTVYIEV, encoded by the coding sequence ATGGCGAGAGTCGATGTGTGCAAAACCTCCGATGTCGATGAGGGCACGGCGCTCCGGGTCGAGAATGGCGATCTGTTGCTGGCGGTGTTCAATTTGAACGGTGCTTTCTACGTGACCGACGACACCTGCACGCATGGGCCGGGGTCGTTGTCGGAAGGGCCGATCATCGGCGACACGGTCGAATGCGACTTTCACAACGGCGTCTTCAACATCAAGACCGGTGAAGTCGTCGAACCGCCCTGCATGATCCCCGTTAAGACCTATCCGACCGCGATCGACGGCGACACGGTTTACATCGAAGTTTGA
- a CDS encoding Rieske 2Fe-2S domain-containing protein — MLKKEQNDYLCQTGPGTPMGNFFRCYWQPALLSEELPEPDCPPVRVKLLGERLLAFRDSEGRLGLIDEFCAHRGVSLWFGRNEECGLRCPYHGWKYDVNGQCTEVPSEPAESGYAKKIKLKSYPLIEQGGVLWTYMGPPEAQPPLPEYEFSTVPLNQTFMTKRIQECNWLQAMEGGIDSSHVSFLHRGDLHNDPLFKGAGGNKYNMQDLSPVFEVVESDGGLLIGARRNAEDDQYYWRITPWVMPNYSGVPPRGDHPMHGHFWVPIDDETCWAWSYDYHPTRALTDAEVAAMKDGKGVHVKYIPGTYRPLANKDNDYLMDRAGQKAGRTFSGVEGIGIQDASLQESMGPICDRTKENLVGTDNGIIMARHRLLRASRAFNEKGIAPPGVNPEHHKVRQAALLLKRDVQYKDGAKEALKAKKGVRQTSV, encoded by the coding sequence GTGCTGAAAAAAGAACAAAATGACTACCTCTGCCAAACCGGGCCAGGCACGCCCATGGGCAATTTCTTCCGCTGCTATTGGCAGCCGGCCCTGTTGAGCGAGGAGCTGCCGGAGCCCGATTGCCCGCCCGTCCGCGTCAAATTGCTGGGTGAACGCCTGCTCGCTTTCCGCGACAGCGAGGGCAGGCTTGGCCTGATCGACGAGTTCTGCGCCCATCGCGGCGTCTCGCTGTGGTTTGGCCGTAACGAAGAGTGCGGCCTGCGCTGCCCCTATCACGGCTGGAAGTATGACGTGAACGGCCAGTGCACCGAGGTCCCCTCGGAGCCGGCCGAATCCGGCTATGCCAAGAAGATCAAGCTGAAGTCCTATCCCTTGATCGAACAGGGCGGCGTGTTGTGGACCTATATGGGCCCGCCGGAAGCGCAGCCGCCGCTGCCGGAATATGAATTCTCGACCGTGCCGCTGAACCAGACGTTCATGACCAAGCGTATCCAGGAGTGCAACTGGCTACAGGCGATGGAAGGCGGCATCGATTCCAGCCACGTCTCCTTCCTGCATCGCGGCGATCTGCACAACGATCCGCTGTTCAAGGGCGCCGGCGGCAACAAATACAATATGCAGGACCTGTCGCCGGTCTTTGAAGTGGTGGAGAGCGATGGCGGCCTGCTCATCGGCGCTCGCCGCAATGCCGAGGACGATCAATATTACTGGCGCATCACGCCTTGGGTGATGCCCAATTACTCCGGCGTGCCGCCGCGCGGCGACCATCCGATGCATGGGCATTTCTGGGTGCCGATCGACGACGAGACGTGCTGGGCCTGGTCTTACGACTATCATCCGACCCGCGCGCTCACCGATGCTGAAGTCGCGGCGATGAAAGACGGCAAGGGCGTGCATGTGAAATACATCCCGGGCACCTATCGCCCGCTCGCCAACAAGGACAACGACTATCTGATGGACCGCGCCGGCCAGAAGGCCGGCCGCACCTTCAGCGGCGTCGAGGGCATCGGCATCCAGGATGCGTCGTTGCAGGAAAGCATGGGGCCGATCTGCGATCGCACCAAGGAAAACCTGGTCGGCACCGACAACGGCATCATCATGGCCCGTCATCGTCTGTTGCGCGCCTCGCGCGCATTCAACGAAAAGGGCATCGCACCGCCGGGCGTCAATCCGGAGCATCACAAGGTGCGGCAGGCGGCGCTGCTGTTGAAGCGTGACGTCCAATATAAGGACGGCGCCAAGGAAGCGTTGAAAGCCAAGAAGGGCGTGCGCCAGACCTCGGTCTGA
- a CDS encoding tripartite tricarboxylate transporter substrate-binding protein produces the protein MTRAPRLAFLASFFSSLLAPAMAQDGAEAFRGKTVTYIVATGPGGGYDAHGRLVARFMQKYLPGATVAVKNVPGGGHLIGANMLYAARPDGLTLGTFNTGLIYDQIVSRPEVKFDLARFSWIGNAVSDPRAIVLSTQSQVRDWKELTSQPQPITFGTANVGSASSVETNLLVSALNLPIRIRAGLTGSEDQQAMRRGEIAGAIAARAVYEPFVRDGFGRIIAQIGGSDKDAPQLSSLISDPRGRHIVALIQAQADLARITAAPPNLAAPVLETLRTAYRRALEDTDFRTESTKLGRVLEPIYGDDVLKALRPALDQTPEAVALIKDALDARKR, from the coding sequence ATGACCCGTGCGCCTCGCCTCGCTTTTCTCGCTAGCTTCTTTTCTTCCCTCCTCGCGCCCGCCATGGCGCAGGACGGCGCCGAGGCATTTCGCGGCAAGACCGTCACCTATATCGTCGCGACGGGCCCGGGCGGCGGCTATGACGCCCACGGCCGGCTGGTCGCGCGCTTCATGCAGAAATATCTGCCGGGCGCCACAGTGGCCGTGAAGAATGTGCCGGGCGGCGGCCATCTCATTGGCGCCAACATGCTCTATGCGGCGCGGCCCGACGGATTGACCCTCGGCACGTTCAACACCGGCCTGATTTACGACCAGATCGTCTCCCGCCCCGAGGTTAAATTCGATCTGGCGCGCTTTTCTTGGATCGGCAATGCGGTGTCCGATCCGCGCGCCATCGTCCTGTCGACGCAGTCACAGGTGAGGGACTGGAAGGAGCTGACGTCCCAGCCCCAGCCAATCACCTTCGGCACGGCCAATGTCGGCAGCGCGTCCTCTGTCGAAACAAATCTGCTGGTGAGCGCCCTCAACCTGCCGATCCGCATCCGGGCCGGACTGACGGGCAGCGAAGATCAGCAGGCCATGCGGCGCGGCGAGATCGCCGGCGCGATCGCGGCACGCGCCGTCTATGAGCCGTTCGTGCGCGACGGTTTCGGCCGCATCATCGCCCAGATCGGCGGCAGCGACAAAGACGCGCCGCAACTGTCCTCCTTGATCAGCGATCCCCGCGGCCGGCACATTGTCGCGCTCATCCAGGCGCAAGCCGATCTGGCGCGCATCACCGCGGCGCCGCCCAATCTAGCCGCCCCTGTTCTCGAAACCCTGCGCACCGCCTATCGCCGCGCGTTGGAAGATACGGATTTTCGTACCGAGTCCACCAAACTCGGCCGCGTTCTGGAGCCTATTTACGGCGACGATGTACTTAAGGCCCTGCGCCCAGCGCTAGATCAAACGCCGGAGGCAGTGGCGCTGATCAAGGACGCGCTCGACGCCCGCAAGCGTTGA
- a CDS encoding cupin domain-containing protein, with protein sequence MSERKPQPIRRVVTGHDDNNASKALFDGPAQNVRNSSSPGQFVTLLWSTDAMPCDMPVGESAEDMGARKLGTYPPVNGTRFMIAEYPPGNHPRMHRTETLDYIVVLDGEIDMEMDEGRMVTLRRGDTMVQRGTYHAWRNRSSDVCRMAFVLMDAKPLGIGTPVPRAGVAGDTKP encoded by the coding sequence ATGAGCGAGAGAAAACCGCAGCCGATCCGGCGTGTGGTCACGGGGCATGATGACAATAACGCATCGAAAGCCCTCTTCGACGGGCCGGCGCAGAATGTGCGCAACAGCTCGTCACCTGGCCAGTTCGTGACATTGCTGTGGAGCACGGATGCCATGCCCTGCGACATGCCCGTTGGCGAGAGCGCCGAAGACATGGGCGCCCGCAAGCTCGGGACCTATCCGCCCGTCAATGGCACGCGCTTCATGATCGCCGAATATCCGCCTGGCAATCATCCGCGCATGCACCGCACCGAAACCTTGGACTATATCGTCGTGCTCGATGGCGAAATCGACATGGAGATGGACGAAGGCCGCATGGTGACTTTGCGCCGGGGCGACACCATGGTTCAGCGCGGCACCTATCATGCCTGGCGCAACCGTTCGTCCGACGTCTGCCGCATGGCCTTCGTCTTGATGGACGCCAAGCCGCTGGGCATTGGAACGCCCGTGCCGCGCGCCGGGGTCGCCGGCGACACTAAGCCGTAG
- the hisS gene encoding histidine--tRNA ligase: protein MNDQETKSATVKARLPRGLADRTPNDIAATNRMMAAIREVYELYGFEAVETPFIEYTEALGKFLPDLDRPNEGVFSFQDDDDQWLSLRYDLTAPLARYVAEHFDRLPKPYRSYRSGFVFRNEKPGPGRFRQFMQFDADTVGSASVAADAEICMMAADTIEKLGIKRGDYVIKVNNRKVLDGVLEAAGLGEDQTAKKLIVLRAIDKLDRLGPEGVRLLLGPGRKDESGDFTKGAELAPAAIERIIDFTAARAGDNAGTLERLRKTVGESARGLEGVAELETMSDLFGAAGYGDGRVVIDPAVVRGLEYYTGPVYEAELTFEVKDEHGRPMRFGSVGGGGRYDGLVARFRGEPVPATGFSVGVSRLLAALTAIRSPIVAGEALSGPVVVLVLDKDQVARYQGLVSTLRAEGIRAELYLGSAGMNAQLKYADRRRSVCAVIQGSNEREKGEIIVKDLVLGAQVANAAKDMDRAEYLALKERAQTTVAEADLVRAVRETLARHS, encoded by the coding sequence ATGAACGACCAGGAAACCAAATCCGCCACCGTCAAAGCGCGCCTGCCGCGCGGCCTCGCCGATCGGACGCCGAACGATATTGCCGCCACCAATCGGATGATGGCGGCGATTCGCGAAGTCTACGAACTGTATGGTTTCGAGGCCGTCGAGACGCCGTTCATTGAATATACCGAGGCGCTGGGGAAGTTTTTGCCCGACCTCGACCGGCCGAACGAGGGCGTTTTTTCGTTTCAGGACGATGACGACCAGTGGCTCAGCCTGCGTTATGACCTGACGGCGCCGCTGGCGCGTTATGTCGCCGAACATTTCGATCGGCTGCCAAAACCCTACCGCAGCTATCGGTCTGGTTTCGTTTTCCGCAACGAGAAGCCCGGCCCCGGTCGTTTTCGTCAATTCATGCAGTTCGATGCCGATACGGTCGGCTCGGCCTCCGTCGCCGCCGATGCTGAAATCTGCATGATGGCCGCTGATACGATCGAAAAGCTCGGCATCAAGCGCGGCGACTATGTGATCAAGGTCAACAATCGCAAGGTGTTGGACGGCGTGCTCGAAGCCGCCGGCCTTGGCGAGGATCAGACCGCCAAAAAATTGATCGTGTTGCGCGCCATCGACAAGCTCGATCGCCTGGGACCGGAAGGCGTGCGCCTGTTGCTCGGCCCTGGCCGTAAGGATGAGTCCGGCGATTTCACCAAGGGGGCGGAACTCGCGCCTGCGGCGATCGAGCGCATCATCGATTTCACCGCCGCGCGGGCTGGCGACAACGCCGGCACCCTGGAACGGCTGCGCAAGACCGTCGGCGAGTCGGCACGCGGCCTCGAAGGCGTCGCTGAACTTGAGACCATGTCGGACCTGTTCGGCGCCGCCGGCTATGGCGATGGCCGGGTGGTGATCGATCCGGCGGTGGTGCGCGGCCTCGAATATTACACCGGCCCCGTCTACGAGGCCGAGCTGACCTTCGAGGTGAAGGACGAGCACGGCCGGCCGATGCGTTTTGGCTCCGTCGGTGGTGGCGGTCGCTATGACGGCCTCGTCGCCCGCTTTCGCGGCGAGCCGGTGCCAGCGACCGGTTTTTCCGTTGGCGTCTCGCGCCTCTTGGCCGCGCTGACGGCGATCCGTTCGCCGATCGTTGCCGGCGAGGCTCTGAGCGGCCCCGTCGTCGTGCTGGTTCTCGATAAGGACCAGGTGGCGCGCTATCAGGGCCTTGTTTCGACTTTGCGTGCCGAAGGCATTCGCGCCGAGCTTTATCTTGGTTCAGCCGGCATGAACGCGCAGCTCAAATATGCCGATCGCCGCCGCAGCGTCTGCGCCGTCATCCAGGGCTCGAACGAACGCGAGAAAGGCGAGATCATCGTCAAGGATCTCGTGCTTGGCGCGCAGGTCGCCAACGCGGCCAAGGATATGGATCGCGCCGAATATCTGGCGCTGAAAGAACGAGCGCAGACGACGGTGGCTGAGGCTGACCTCGTTCGCGCCGTGCGCGAAACGCTGGCACGGCATAGCTAG
- a CDS encoding tetratricopeptide repeat protein gives MPLKALSAHSRPLSRAALAGLAILCFATAGSANVRPSRAIATPFEVGMSPAGNYLAALSAASQRDTLAAATYFREVLRFDPRNPALIERAFIASVANGDIPQSMTLAERLVRIDPKNGLANLALGVRAIKTRQFTAARNYLAKGGGFRQGEITSILLSAWAYAGAGEYGKALETADKLADRRLALFRDYHAGLIADLGKRPQEAARRMKAAYDAESGTLRLVDAYARIESKQGRNDEALRAYRAFDEQLPRHPVIVQAMQQIAAGKPLDSVVANATDGAAEVLYGLASAGGGQGGDELAAIIYLRLALWLEPNHALAIISLGDAYERIKQDERAIDVFESMPANSPLRPSADLQVAFVLDKLDRKDEALDHLNSIVKDQPNDPDALIALANLQRTRKQFSEAAQSYTRALASSAERGKADWTIYYYRAVSYERSKQWPLAEADFRRALEVVPDNPVVLNYLGYSWVDQGTNLDEAFRMLKRAVELRPRDGYIVDSLGWAYYRLGKYDDAVRELERAIELKPSDPVINDHLGDAYWKVDRKLEAQFQWNHARDLNPEPEELPKILRKIDKGMDAETATPVITPAVTPAIGSEKPKMDGG, from the coding sequence GTGCCCCTTAAAGCCCTGTCCGCTCACAGTCGCCCCCTCAGCCGCGCCGCCTTGGCCGGTCTGGCCATCCTCTGCTTCGCCACCGCCGGCTCCGCCAATGTGCGCCCATCGCGCGCCATAGCGACGCCATTCGAGGTCGGGATGAGCCCGGCGGGCAATTATCTCGCCGCCCTCTCCGCCGCCTCCCAGAGGGACACGCTGGCAGCCGCGACCTATTTCCGCGAGGTTCTGCGGTTTGATCCGCGCAATCCGGCTCTGATCGAGCGCGCTTTCATTGCTTCCGTCGCCAATGGCGATATCCCGCAATCGATGACCCTGGCCGAACGGCTGGTGCGCATCGACCCCAAGAACGGCCTCGCCAATCTGGCGCTCGGCGTGCGCGCCATCAAAACCCGGCAGTTCACCGCAGCGCGCAACTATCTGGCCAAGGGCGGCGGCTTCCGTCAGGGCGAAATCACCTCGATCCTGTTGTCGGCCTGGGCCTATGCCGGCGCTGGCGAATACGGCAAGGCGCTCGAGACCGCCGACAAGCTGGCCGACCGCCGTCTGGCTCTGTTTCGCGACTATCACGCAGGATTGATCGCTGATCTGGGCAAGCGACCGCAGGAAGCGGCGCGCCGGATGAAGGCGGCCTATGACGCGGAAAGCGGCACGCTGCGTCTGGTCGACGCCTATGCGCGGATCGAATCCAAGCAAGGCCGCAACGACGAGGCGCTGCGCGCCTATCGTGCTTTCGACGAGCAATTGCCCCGCCATCCCGTCATCGTTCAGGCGATGCAGCAGATCGCCGCCGGCAAGCCGCTCGACTCCGTCGTCGCCAATGCGACCGACGGCGCCGCCGAAGTGCTCTACGGTCTGGCCTCGGCCGGTGGCGGCCAGGGCGGCGACGAACTCGCCGCCATCATCTATCTGCGCCTGGCGCTGTGGCTGGAGCCGAACCATGCGTTGGCGATCATCAGCCTCGGCGATGCCTATGAGCGCATCAAGCAGGACGAGCGCGCCATCGACGTGTTCGAGAGCATGCCGGCCAATTCGCCGCTGCGCCCCAGCGCCGATCTGCAGGTCGCTTTCGTGCTCGACAAGCTCGACCGCAAGGATGAGGCGCTCGACCACCTCAATTCCATCGTCAAGGATCAGCCAAATGATCCCGATGCGCTGATCGCGCTCGCCAATCTGCAACGGACGCGCAAGCAGTTCAGCGAAGCGGCACAATCTTATACGCGCGCGCTCGCCTCATCGGCGGAACGTGGCAAGGCCGACTGGACGATCTATTATTATCGCGCCGTCAGCTACGAGCGTTCCAAGCAATGGCCGCTGGCGGAGGCTGACTTCCGCCGCGCGCTCGAAGTGGTGCCCGACAATCCGGTGGTGCTGAACTATCTCGGCTATTCCTGGGTCGACCAAGGCACCAATCTCGACGAAGCCTTCCGCATGCTCAAGCGCGCCGTCGAACTGCGGCCGCGCGACGGCTATATCGTCGACAGCCTGGGCTGGGCCTATTACCGCCTCGGCAAATATGACGATGCGGTGCGCGAGCTTGAACGGGCCATCGAATTGAAGCCGTCCGATCCGGTGATCAACGATCACCTCGGCGATGCCTATTGGAAAGTCGATCGCAAGCTCGAAGCGCAGTTCCAGTGGAACCACGCGCGCGATCTCAATCCCGAGCCGGAAGAACTGCCGAAGATCCTGCGCAAGATCGACAAGGGCATGGACGCGGAAACGGCCACCCCGGTGATCACACCCGCGGTTACGCCGGCGATTGGCTCCGAAAAGCCGAAGATGGATGGCGGTTAA